A stretch of Lachancea thermotolerans CBS 6340 chromosome D complete sequence DNA encodes these proteins:
- a CDS encoding uncharacterized protein (similar to uniprot|P38276 Saccharomyces cerevisiae YBR137W Hypothetical ORF), which translates to MLEFDKKFCDKMPSLPLEELRALEREYVFARFDFEVAFDLGCKVRQWARELFPADALVVDLSLPSGQCVFHATTNAGTALDNDIWVARKRRTAVRFGCSSFVMGRKLAAKQQQRASLTMQDAYFVDPAEYAFHGGALPLRVEGLDAPVAVLTVSGLAQATDHAFALACAREFAQRLAQRELDLD; encoded by the coding sequence ATGCTTGAGTtcgacaagaagttttgCGATAAAATGCCGTCGTTGCCGCTCGAGGAGCTGCGCGCACTCGAGCGTGAGTACGTGTTCGCGCGGTTCGACTTCGAGGTCGCGTTCGACCTCGGCTGCAAGGTGCGCCAGTGGGCGCGCGAGCTGTTCCCCGCGGACGCGCTCGTCGTGGACTTGTCGCTGCCTAGTGGGCAGTGCGTGTTCCACGCGACCACGAACGCGGGCACCGCGCTCGACAACGACATCTGGGTCGCGCGCAAGCGCCGCACCGCGGTGCGCTTTGGCTGTTCGAGCTTCGTGATGGGCCGCAAGCTGGCCGcgaagcagcagcagcgcgcctCGCTGACCATGCAGGACGCCTACTTCGTGGATCCCGCCGAGTACGCGTTCCACGGCGgcgcgctgccgctgcGTGTTGAGGGCCTCGACGCGCCCGTCGCCGTGCTGACCGTCAGCGGTCTTGCGCAGGCCACGGACCACGCGTTCGCACTCGCGTGCGCGCGCGAGTTCGCGCAGCGCCTCGCGCAGCGCGAACTCGACCTGGACTGA
- the COX9 gene encoding cytochrome c oxidase subunit VIIa (highly similar to uniprot|P07255 Saccharomyces cerevisiae YDL067C COX9 Subunit VIIa of cytochrome c oxidase, which is the terminal member of the mitochondrial inner membrane electron transport chain), whose amino-acid sequence MSAIAPITGTLKKRIIADITIGFAIGGVMGGYWWWGFHKNVINKREAFYAQLAAEKQAEN is encoded by the coding sequence ATGTCGGCCATCGCACCTATCACGGGAAcgctcaagaagagaatCATCGCAGACATCACAATCGGGTTCGCCATCGGAGGCGTGATGGGAGGCTACTGGTGGTGGGGATTCCACAAGAACGTCATCAACAAGCGTGAGGCGTTCTACGCGCAGCTGGCCGCCGAGAAGCAGGCCGAGAACTGA
- the COX8 gene encoding cytochrome c oxidase subunit VIII (similar to uniprot|P04039 Saccharomyces cerevisiae YLR395C COX8 Subunit VIII of cytochrome c oxidase, which is the terminal member of the mitochondrial inner membrane electron transport chain) — protein MIFGATSRIAARRAFTVSARQSGAHFKEGVYSNIPVKVRNRRIPFAVIHFGYFTLGFLVPFISSYVQLKKSGVL, from the coding sequence ATGATTTTCGGAGCTACCAGCAGGATCGCCGCGAGAAGAGCGTTTACCGTTAGCGCAAGACAGTCCGGCGCGCACTTCAAGGAGGGCGTGTACTCGAACATCCCAGTGAAGGTGCGCAACAGAAGAATCCCTTTCGCCGTGATCCACTTCGGCTACTTCACACTGGGGTTCCTGGTGCCCTTCATCTCGTCGTACGTGCAGCTGAAGAAGTCGGGCGTGTTGTAA